The sequence AAGGCTGTGGAGAAGTTTGAAATATGAGGAGGTTTATCTGAAGGCCTATGGAAGCATGTCAGAAGCGAGACACAAAATTGGCGATTATCTGAGGTTCTACAACACAAAAAGGCCTCACCAGAGCTTTAAGAATAATACGCCTGATAAAACATATTTTGAAGGTCTGGAAATTCCAATCGCCGCTTGAAGCTTTTATTAAAAATATGAGACACAGAGGTCAAAATTATATAAGGATTTGTTGATAGGATTTTCACTTATATTTTCAGAAAATCTGTCCAATCAAAACCGACCACTTATAACAACTGGGGTGTTGGGATTAGGATTTTCCGAGGCTTTAAGCCTCGGCATCATTGAAAGAGCTGTCCTTGCTGATGTGAAGGGCAGGTTGTCGAAATTATCCGATGTTTTTTATTTGTATTTTTGAGGATCTGATTTTTGAAAGTTAGTTATGCTTAACTTTTTAATCCTCAAAGGATCTTCATAGAAATAATTTGGGTATTGACGGTTTTTTGTTTTTTTTATGACAATCCATATTTTTTTAAAGAAGTGTAAAAATGGACCATTTATAAATTATTGAAGTCCAGGAAGAGAGAAAAGGGCAGTGGATTTAATATTTAGCAAGTAGATTCTATAGGCTTAAATTTAGTTTGATATAAAACTAATTCTCGACATTAAAAAAAAATGAGTAGGTTGATGTGCTTAAAAAACAAACCCGATCTTGCTTGAAAGCAGACCGGGTTATTATCGAGTCCATGCTATTTCCATGCTGGAAATTTTTACTCTGTTTTTCAGGAGTTAATTATTTGGGGTAACTACCTGATTTTATGTGGTACCTGGAACCGGAATCGAACCGGTACAGCCTCGCAGCCGAGGGATTTTAAGTCCCTTGTGTCTACCTATTCCACCATCCAGGCATTTTAAAAACATGCGAGTTTATATGCAGTTTATATCGATTTGTCAATATGTCTGAGAAATTACCTTCATTTTTTGTTTTGCTGATTACGGATTCATTTCGAATCAGTTGTGAACATTATTGTTTGGGATAACGGGAACGTCGCAAAAAATTCAAATGAATTTTTCAATATCGGTCAGCAAGACCCTCTCATCAGGAGTGAAGGGCAGGTTCAGTTCCTTGATGAACAGGCTGTTGATTGTGTAAAGCAGGTTGTTTATTTTATCTATGTCTACGAAGGCATTAGAACCTAAAGTTTCATCAATATCAGAGAAATTCATTGAACAGCAGTCGGCTTTCTGTCGTCCATCTTCCTCAAAAAATATTGGATATCCGTGGGTTCTGCAGATTATCGGCCTTTCGTTGTAAATCGTGCATATCCCTTCTTTTAGAAAATTGCAGTCTTCGTTTTCCCTTGTTGCATTAAATCCTATTTTATTATCAATAACAGATAGTGCTATGGATACAGCCTCCACAGGAAATACAGCGTCCAGCTTGCAGCACTGGCTACAGCCTTTTTTACATTTTATATGCTGATTGTAATGTGTTGAAATGGAAAGGCATTTTTCATCAATTTTTTTGACGAGGTTTTTATAGTTAAGCAGAAAATCTTTAACATTGCTATTGGTGGTCATTTAAAAATAATCTTTCATAAAAATACGGGTGAAAAAAACTTGCTATACTGCACATCAATCATAAATTGAAGTTTTCAAAACAGCTCCTCCTCCATCGCTTCCGTGGAGAAGACTGGAATGAGGGGGGTAAAATCAATCAATTTAGCCCTAACCCTGACCCTCTCACAAAAACGGGTGGGGGAGTAAAAATGCAGTTTATGCCCGTTTTCAGTATATGTATGATTTTAAAAAAACTGGCCGGTAAAAACCGGCCAGAAAATATTCTGTTATTTTGATTCGACGTATTTTTTAATGCTATCAGCGATAGTATTGAATGTTAATCTTCTTTTTGAATCATCACATTCTAGGAGGGTTATTCTGAAGCCTTTGCGTTTACAGCAGAAGCCTGTTATAGGAACGACGCAAATACCTGTGGAAGCCAGAAGATAATAGACAAAGCGTTTATCCACTTCAACCCCTTTGATCTTTTCTTCTATATATGCTTTTGCGCCTTCACCTTCGACGGGCAGTGACTGTTTTTCATTCAGTATTCCGTCTCTGAACAATACCGTCATGTAAAAAGCACCCTTTGGTTTTACGACATGTATGCATTCAACCTTGCTGAGTATGTCATAAGCTTCGTTGACCCTTGATTCGAACATTTTTTTTCTGGTTTCAAGATGCTCTATATATCTAGGGTCGCCTATGACATGGG is a genomic window of Desulforegula conservatrix Mb1Pa containing:
- a CDS encoding integrase core domain-containing protein; translated protein: RLWRSLKYEEVYLKAYGSMSEARHKIGDYLRFYNTKRPHQSFKNNTPDKTYFEGLEIPIAA
- a CDS encoding YkgJ family cysteine cluster protein; protein product: MTTNSNVKDFLLNYKNLVKKIDEKCLSISTHYNQHIKCKKGCSQCCKLDAVFPVEAVSIALSVIDNKIGFNATRENEDCNFLKEGICTIYNERPIICRTHGYPIFFEEDGRQKADCCSMNFSDIDETLGSNAFVDIDKINNLLYTINSLFIKELNLPFTPDERVLLTDIEKFI